The following proteins are co-located in the Hippoglossus stenolepis isolate QCI-W04-F060 chromosome 23, HSTE1.2, whole genome shotgun sequence genome:
- the LOC118102955 gene encoding phosphatidylinositol 4,5-bisphosphate 3-kinase catalytic subunit alpha isoform, which yields MYNYCHGLSSRLACDSSVSSGEAEQLRCLCSKDPLYELSEQEKDFLWRHRHYCVKIPESLPKLLLSVKWNSRDEVSQMYCLLKEWPLMEPESALELLDCNFPDPMIREFALRCLVKGLTDDKLSQYLLQLVQVLKYEMYLDNPLARFLIKKALTNQRIGHFFFWHLKSEMHNKTVSRRFGLLLEAFCRACGMYLKHLNRQVEAMDKLVNLTDTLKQEKKDETQKTQMKFLVEHMSRPDYMEALQGFVSPLNPVHQLGNLRLEECRIMSSAKRPLWLNWENPDIMSELLFTNNEIIFKNGDDLRQDMLTLQIIKIMENIWQNQGLDLRMLPYGCLSIGDCVGLIEVVKNSFTIMQIQCKGGLKGALQFNSNTLHHWIKDKNRGEAYDRAIDLFTRSCAGYCVATFILGIGDRHNSNIMVKENGQLFHIDFGHFLDHKKKKFGYKRERVPFVLTQDFLIVISKGIQESTKTKEFDRFQEMCYKAYLAIRQHASLFINLFSLLLGCGMPELQSFDDIAYLRKTLALEKSQQEALEYFTKQMNDAHHGGWSTKMDWIFHTIRHMPNEH from the exons atgTATAACTACTGCCACGGACTG agcaGTCGTCTGGCCTGTGACAGCAGTGTGTCCTCAGGCGAGGCTGAGCAGCTCCGTTGTCTTTGTTCTAAAGATCCTCTGTATGAGCTCTCAGAGCAGGAGAAGGACTTCCTCTGGAGACACAG ACATTACTGTGTAAAAATCCCAGAGTCTCTTCCGAAGCTTCTTCTGTCCGTCAAGTGGAACTCCAGAGACGAAGTATCACAG aTGTACTGTTTGTTGAAGGAGTGGCCCCTGATGGAGCCGGAGTCCGCTCTGGAGTTGTTGGACTGTAACTTTCCTGACCCGATGATCAGAGAGTTTGCTCTGCGCTGTCTGGTGAAAGGCCTGACAGACGATAAGCTGTCGCAgtatctgctgcagctggttcAG GTGTTGAAGTATGAGATGTACCTGGACAATCCTCTTGCACGTTTCCTGATCAAGAAAgctctgaccaatcagagaatTGGTCACTTTTTCTTCTGGCATCTCAA GTCAGAGATGCACAATAAGACTGTGTCTCGTCGTTTCGGTCTGCTGCTGGAAGCTTTCTGCAGAGCCTGTGGGATGTACCTGAAACATCTGAACAGACAG GTGGAGGCCATGGACAAGTTGGTGAACCTGACCGACACATTGAAACAAGAAAAGAAGGACGAGACACAGAAA ACCCAGATGAAGTTCCTGGTCGAACACATGTCTCGACCTGATTACATGGAGGCTCTGCAGGGATTTGTGTCTCCTCTGAACCCTGTTCACCAGTTGGGAAACCTCAG gCTGGAGGAGTGTCGGATCATGTCCTCAGCAAAGCGCCCCCTGTGGTTGAACTGGGAGAACCCTGATATCATGTCCGAGCTGCTTTTCACAAACAACGAAATCATCTTTAAGAATGGAGACG ACCTGCGTCAGGACATGTTGACTCTGCAGATCATTAAGATCATGGAGAACATCTGGCAGAATCAGGGCCTGGACCTGCG catgctGCCGTACGGGTGCCTGTCCATTGGAGACTGTGTCGGTCTGATCGAGGTGGTGAAGAACAGTTTCACCATCATGCAGATCCAGTGTAAAGGAGGCCTGAAGGGGGCGCTGCAGTTCAACTCCAACACGCTGCACCACTGGATCAAAGACAAGAACCGAGGAGAGGC GTATGACCGAGCCATCGACCTCTTCACCAGGTCGTGTGCAGGTTACTGTGTCGCCACGTTCATCCTGGGAATCGGAGACAGACACAACTCCAACATCATGGTGAAGGAGAACGGACAG CTGTTCCACATTGACTTCGGGCACTTCCTGGAtcataagaagaagaagtttggGTACAAGCGGGAGCGTGTCCCCTTCGTCCTGACGCAGGACTTCCTCATCGTCATCAGTAAAGGAATCCAGGAGTCGACAAAGACCAAGGAGTTTGACAG gttccAGGAAATGTGTTACAAAGCTTATCTCGCCATCCGTCAGCACGCCAGCCTCTTCATCaacctcttctccctcctcctcggcTGCGGGATGCCTGAACTGCAGAGCTTTGACGACATCGCCTACCTGAGGAAGACCCTCGCtctgg agAAGAGCCAGCAGGAGGCGTTGGAGTATTTCACCAAACAGATGAACGATGCTCACCATGGAGGCTGGAGCACGAAGATGGACTGGATCTTCCACACCATCAGACACATGCCCAACGAACactga